In Vibrio hippocampi, a single genomic region encodes these proteins:
- the ftsW gene encoding cell division protein FtsW produces MIAKLWNNRLWWQESKSPIEPLYDRQLVWLAFALMITGLVMVTSASFPISTRLTDQPFHFMIRHAVFLVLALGVSGVVLVIPSQKWFQYSSHLLAIAIGLLIVVLLVGKSVNGASRWIPLGLFNLQPAEVAKLSLFIFMSSYLVRKQDEVRHSFFGGFIKPIIIFVTLAVLLLGQPDLGTVVVMLVTLFGMLFIAGAKLYQFIALLVAGLSAVIGLILIEPYRIRRVTSFLDPWEEPFGSGYQLTQSLMAFGRGHWTGQGLGNSVQKLEYLPEAHTDFVFAVLAEELGFIGVTLVLMLVFALVLKALYIGKRAFDNKQLFGGYLAFAIGIWFAFQTLVNVGAASGMVPTKGLTLPLISYGGSSLIVMATAVSILLRIDFECRLLAVSPNKATPKKAPVNEQESELDDKE; encoded by the coding sequence ATGATAGCGAAGCTATGGAATAACCGCCTATGGTGGCAAGAGAGCAAAAGCCCAATTGAGCCTCTGTATGATAGACAGTTGGTCTGGTTAGCGTTTGCTTTAATGATCACTGGGCTAGTTATGGTGACATCTGCTTCTTTTCCTATCAGTACCCGACTGACGGATCAGCCATTTCATTTTATGATCCGTCATGCTGTCTTTCTGGTTTTGGCTTTAGGTGTATCCGGTGTGGTCTTGGTGATACCCAGCCAAAAATGGTTTCAATATAGCTCTCATTTGTTGGCGATCGCCATTGGCTTATTAATTGTGGTTTTGCTGGTGGGTAAGTCAGTTAACGGAGCATCTCGCTGGATCCCTTTGGGGCTTTTTAACTTACAGCCAGCAGAAGTCGCCAAATTGTCGCTGTTTATTTTTATGTCGAGTTATCTTGTTCGCAAGCAAGATGAGGTGCGCCACTCTTTCTTTGGCGGCTTTATTAAGCCGATCATTATTTTTGTTACTCTGGCGGTATTGCTACTGGGTCAACCTGACTTGGGAACCGTGGTGGTGATGTTGGTAACCTTGTTTGGAATGCTGTTTATCGCGGGTGCCAAACTATACCAATTTATCGCGTTGCTGGTGGCGGGGCTGTCTGCTGTTATCGGGTTGATTTTAATTGAACCCTATCGTATCAGGCGTGTGACTTCTTTCTTGGACCCATGGGAAGAGCCCTTTGGTAGTGGCTATCAATTGACCCAGTCATTAATGGCATTTGGTCGTGGTCACTGGACGGGGCAAGGGTTGGGTAACTCGGTACAGAAACTTGAGTACTTGCCTGAAGCGCATACGGACTTTGTGTTTGCAGTTTTAGCTGAAGAACTGGGTTTTATCGGCGTGACTCTAGTGTTAATGCTCGTGTTTGCTTTAGTGCTAAAGGCGCTCTACATCGGTAAACGCGCTTTTGATAATAAACAGCTATTCGGTGGATACCTCGCTTTTGCTATCGGTATTTGGTTTGCTTTCCAAACATTAGTGAATGTCGGCGCAGCTTCGGGTATGGTGCCGACCAAAGGTCTAACGCTGCCGCTGATCAGTTACGGCGGTTCCAGTTTGATTGTTATGGCGACGGCGGTCTCCATATTGCTCAGAATAGATTTTGAATGTCGCTTATTAGCAGTCAGTCCGAACAAGGCGACTCCGAAAAAAGCGCCAGTGAATGAACAAGAGTCCGAATTAGATGACAAAGAATAA
- the murD gene encoding UDP-N-acetylmuramoyl-L-alanine--D-glutamate ligase, translated as MERWQNINNLVVVGLGITGLSVVQHVTKRYPHVTVRVMDSRDNPPGKDELPSNVALHSGSFNLEWLLNADLVVCNPGIALATPEITAAIQANVPVVGDIELFAWSNSKPVIAITGSNGKSTVTDLTGVLARAAGLNVGVGGNIGVPALDLLDIDADLYVLELSSFQLETTSSLRTRVSAFLNLSEDHMDRYQGMEDYAQAKRRIFTHAEHLLVNRDEPETYPNTDAIQGRLHQGKLHTFGSDANDFGMQISEHETGLLDQGELIVQAQQLKLIGKHNWSNALVACALLKLAGIDYRNSLTALKDYSGLSHRCQVVAQRDSVTWVNDSKATNVASTLAALSGLQLEGKLYLLVGGVGKGADFSDLKPALSSLNVALCCFGKDGQAFLDLHSSAKLYDSMDEVIDLVTPQLKAGDMVMLSPACASFDQFANFMARGDHFTTLAEHYSQNVNE; from the coding sequence ATGGAACGTTGGCAAAATATCAACAATCTCGTCGTCGTAGGGCTCGGTATTACCGGGCTCTCTGTCGTTCAACACGTCACTAAACGTTATCCTCATGTGACGGTTCGCGTGATGGATTCGCGAGACAATCCTCCTGGCAAAGACGAATTGCCCTCTAATGTGGCGCTCCACTCGGGAAGCTTTAATTTAGAGTGGCTGCTGAATGCTGATCTCGTGGTCTGCAATCCGGGGATTGCTTTAGCGACGCCTGAGATTACAGCTGCAATACAGGCGAATGTGCCAGTTGTCGGTGATATTGAGTTATTTGCTTGGAGCAATAGCAAACCGGTTATTGCGATTACTGGATCAAACGGAAAAAGTACCGTGACGGATCTTACTGGCGTTTTGGCTCGTGCCGCCGGTTTGAATGTCGGGGTCGGTGGGAATATCGGTGTTCCAGCCTTAGATTTATTGGATATTGACGCTGATTTGTATGTGTTGGAACTCTCCAGCTTCCAGCTTGAAACAACGTCGAGTTTGCGAACCCGAGTGTCCGCATTCCTCAATCTGTCTGAAGACCATATGGATCGCTATCAGGGCATGGAAGATTATGCGCAAGCCAAGCGCCGTATTTTCACCCACGCTGAACATCTATTGGTGAATCGTGACGAGCCAGAGACTTACCCAAACACAGACGCTATTCAAGGCAGATTACATCAAGGTAAATTACATACCTTTGGTTCAGATGCGAATGACTTTGGTATGCAAATCTCCGAGCACGAAACAGGGTTGCTGGATCAGGGTGAGCTAATTGTTCAGGCTCAACAGCTGAAGTTGATAGGAAAGCATAATTGGTCCAACGCCTTGGTGGCTTGTGCGCTGTTGAAGTTGGCCGGTATTGATTATCGTAACAGCCTAACAGCCTTAAAAGATTACTCAGGTCTTAGCCATCGATGCCAAGTCGTTGCCCAGAGAGATAGCGTCACTTGGGTCAACGACTCCAAAGCAACCAATGTTGCAAGCACTTTGGCGGCTTTGTCAGGTTTGCAGTTGGAAGGTAAGCTTTACCTGCTAGTCGGTGGTGTCGGTAAAGGCGCCGATTTTTCCGATCTTAAACCTGCGCTTTCCTCTCTGAATGTGGCTTTATGCTGCTTTGGTAAGGATGGGCAAGCGTTCTTGGATTTACACTCAAGTGCCAAGTTATACGACAGCATGGATGAAGTCATTGATTTAGTGACACCTCAACTAAAAGCGGGAGATATGGTCATGCTCTCTCCTGCGTGTGCCAGTTTTGATCAGTTTGCTAACTTTATGGCTCGAGGTGATCATTTTACCACCTTGGCTGAACACTATTCTCAAAATGTGAATGAGTAG
- the mraY gene encoding phospho-N-acetylmuramoyl-pentapeptide-transferase: MIIWLSELLQPYFSFFRLFEYLSFRAIVSILTALSLSLWMGPKLIAKLQMLQIGQVVRNEGPESHFSKRGTPTMGGVMILAAIVITVLLWANLSNPYVWAVLFVLLGYGTVGFVDDYRKVVRKNTDGLIARWKYFWQSVIALVAAFALYAHGHDTAATQLVVPFFKDVMPQLGLFYIVFTYFVIVGTSNAVNLTDGLDGLAIMPTVLVSAGFAAIAWATGNVNFASYLHIPHIPLASELVVVCTAIVGAGLGFLWFNTYPAQVFMGDVGSLALGGALGVIAVLVRQEFVLVIMGGVFVMETLSVILQVGSYKLRGQRIFRMAPIHHHYELKGWPEPRVIVRFWIISIVLVLIGLATLKVR, translated from the coding sequence ATGATTATTTGGCTTTCGGAACTACTCCAGCCATATTTTTCTTTTTTTCGTTTATTCGAATATTTGTCTTTTCGAGCGATTGTTAGCATTTTAACCGCGCTGAGCCTTTCGCTATGGATGGGACCCAAACTGATTGCCAAGTTGCAGATGCTGCAGATCGGTCAAGTGGTACGAAACGAAGGTCCAGAGTCCCACTTTAGTAAACGTGGTACGCCTACAATGGGTGGGGTGATGATCCTTGCTGCTATTGTCATTACCGTGTTGCTTTGGGCAAATTTGAGTAATCCCTATGTTTGGGCAGTATTGTTTGTGCTGTTGGGTTATGGCACGGTTGGTTTTGTCGATGATTACCGCAAAGTGGTGCGTAAAAATACCGACGGACTGATCGCTCGCTGGAAGTATTTTTGGCAGTCAGTCATCGCACTGGTTGCCGCCTTTGCGTTGTATGCGCATGGTCATGATACTGCGGCGACCCAATTGGTGGTTCCTTTCTTTAAAGATGTGATGCCTCAACTGGGGTTATTTTATATTGTCTTTACCTATTTTGTTATTGTTGGTACCAGTAATGCCGTTAACTTAACTGATGGTTTAGATGGTCTGGCGATTATGCCAACGGTGTTGGTTTCGGCCGGTTTTGCGGCAATCGCTTGGGCAACGGGTAATGTTAACTTTGCCAGCTATCTGCATATTCCTCATATTCCACTTGCCTCTGAACTTGTTGTGGTTTGTACCGCGATTGTTGGAGCCGGTCTGGGTTTCTTGTGGTTTAACACCTATCCAGCTCAAGTGTTTATGGGCGATGTTGGTTCGCTAGCGTTAGGTGGCGCATTAGGCGTTATTGCGGTGCTGGTTCGTCAAGAATTTGTATTGGTGATCATGGGCGGCGTGTTCGTCATGGAAACCTTATCGGTGATTTTGCAGGTCGGTTCGTATAAGTTGCGCGGTCAACGTATTTTCCGTATGGCTCCGATTCATCATCATTACGAATTAAAAGGTTGGCCAGAACCAAGAGTTATCGTACGTTTTTGGATTATCTCTATCGTGCTAGTGCTCATTGGCTTGGCAACGTTGAAAGTTCGATAA